One region of Mucilaginibacter sp. 14171R-50 genomic DNA includes:
- a CDS encoding TSUP family transporter, producing the protein MTLLPQDNGLTAVEPQQTQGNQLFPVFLKLNNLHVALVGGGKVGLEKLTALLQNSPAAAVTIISKDFLPAVHVLVAQYPMVKIVQKSFTDNDLDNADIVIAATNDSELNKYIRQAAHDRKLLINVADKPELCDFYLGSIVQKGDLKIGISTNGKSPTIAKRLKEVLGDALPADLDITLQQMNEVRNTLAGDFTHKVKELNRVTAVLIGGQKPPSNKNLKLLVWGASIAFLLIAIAALWFKDPAFRGYVETISPVFYYFLGAGFLFALVDGAIGMSYGVTSTTFSLSMGIPPASASMGVHLSEIMSNGIAGWMHYRMGNVNWKLFKLLLIPGIVGAVAGAYLLSSLEHYAQYTKPAVSLYTLILGTVILKKAIDLNRKHKTEKIKKISLLGLGGGFIDAVGGGGWGSIVLSTLIAGGRHPRFSLGTVKLSRFFIALMSSLTFITMLNSSHWDAVAGLVIGSALASPIAARISNRISAKAIMLSVGVIVILISIRSIINFLIRVI; encoded by the coding sequence ATGACGTTGTTGCCGCAAGATAATGGTTTAACAGCAGTAGAGCCGCAACAAACACAGGGCAACCAATTGTTCCCGGTGTTTTTAAAGCTTAATAACCTGCATGTTGCGCTGGTTGGCGGTGGCAAGGTTGGTTTGGAAAAGCTAACGGCGTTGCTGCAAAACAGTCCTGCCGCTGCTGTTACCATTATTTCTAAAGATTTTTTACCTGCTGTGCATGTACTGGTGGCACAATACCCGATGGTAAAGATCGTGCAAAAATCATTTACCGATAATGATCTTGACAATGCCGACATTGTGATAGCCGCTACAAACGACAGCGAACTGAACAAATACATCCGCCAGGCGGCGCACGACCGCAAACTGCTGATAAACGTAGCGGATAAGCCGGAACTGTGCGATTTTTATTTAGGCTCCATCGTACAAAAGGGCGACCTTAAAATTGGCATTTCTACCAACGGGAAATCACCAACCATAGCCAAACGCCTTAAAGAAGTTTTAGGCGACGCCCTGCCCGCCGACCTGGATATTACCCTGCAGCAAATGAACGAGGTGCGCAACACCCTGGCAGGCGATTTTACCCATAAGGTAAAAGAGCTGAACCGGGTAACCGCTGTGCTGATAGGCGGGCAAAAACCGCCGAGCAATAAAAATCTTAAGTTATTGGTTTGGGGTGCATCTATCGCCTTTTTGTTGATCGCCATTGCGGCCTTATGGTTTAAAGACCCCGCGTTCAGGGGTTACGTAGAAACCATTTCGCCGGTGTTTTATTACTTCCTGGGGGCAGGTTTTTTGTTTGCCCTGGTAGATGGTGCCATCGGCATGTCGTATGGGGTAACATCAACCACTTTTTCGCTTTCAATGGGCATCCCGCCCGCTTCAGCAAGTATGGGGGTACACTTATCCGAAATTATGAGCAACGGCATAGCAGGCTGGATGCATTACCGCATGGGCAACGTAAACTGGAAACTGTTTAAGTTATTATTGATACCCGGTATCGTGGGCGCGGTAGCCGGGGCGTATTTATTATCCTCATTAGAGCATTACGCGCAATACACCAAACCTGCAGTATCACTTTATACCCTGATACTGGGTACCGTTATCCTGAAAAAAGCTATCGACCTTAACCGTAAACACAAAACCGAAAAAATAAAAAAAATATCGCTGTTGGGTTTAGGGGGCGGCTTTATTGATGCTGTTGGCGGCGGCGGCTGGGGTTCTATTGTTTTATCTACACTCATTGCCGGCGGCCGCCATCCCCGTTTTTCGTTGGGTACCGTAAAGCTTTCGCGATTCTTTATCGCGCTCATGAGCTCGCTTACCTTTATCACTATGCTCAACAGCTCGCACTGGGATGCTGTGGCAGGTTTGGTTATTGGCAGCGCGCTGGCATCGCCGATAGCTGCACGCATCTCTAACAGGATCTCGGCAAAAGCCATTATGCTGTCGGTTGGGGTAATTGTTATCCTTATCAGCATCCGTAGTATCATTAACTTTTTAATCAGGGTAATATGA
- a CDS encoding phosphoadenylyl-sulfate reductase: protein MMVATDYISRLVNGKHPVDALHALAELFTGEIVFSTSFGWEDQAISHMIFANNIPIKVFTLETGRLFPETYYVWNRTMEIYGKPIHAYYPDNNKLEQMVNAKGPNSFYESVDNRKECCGIRKIEPLHRALAGNQCWITGIRAEQSPNREDMHNVEWDAGNLLIKFHPIFRWTLEDVKAYIKQYNIPYNTLHDRGFPSIGCLPCTRAVQSGEDFRAGRWWWEDQSKKECGLHVT, encoded by the coding sequence ATGATGGTGGCTACCGATTACATATCGCGATTGGTGAACGGCAAACACCCGGTGGATGCCCTGCATGCTTTAGCAGAGTTGTTTACCGGCGAGATCGTTTTTTCGACCAGTTTTGGATGGGAAGACCAGGCAATATCGCACATGATATTTGCCAATAATATCCCCATAAAGGTTTTCACGCTCGAAACCGGCCGCCTGTTCCCCGAAACTTATTATGTGTGGAACCGCACTATGGAGATCTACGGCAAGCCTATCCATGCGTACTATCCGGATAATAACAAGCTGGAGCAAATGGTGAACGCCAAAGGCCCAAACAGCTTTTACGAGTCGGTTGATAACCGTAAAGAGTGCTGTGGCATCCGTAAGATAGAGCCGCTGCACCGCGCGCTGGCAGGCAACCAGTGCTGGATAACCGGCATCCGTGCCGAGCAATCGCCCAACCGTGAGGATATGCACAATGTGGAATGGGATGCAGGCAACCTCCTTATTAAGTTCCATCCCATTTTCCGCTGGACATTAGAGGATGTAAAAGCTTACATCAAACAATATAATATCCCCTACAATACATTGCATGATAGGGGTTTCCCAAGTATTGGCTGCCTGCCCTGCACCAGGGCGGTACAGTCCGGCGAAGATTTTAGGGCCGGGCGCTGGTGGTGGGAAGACCAAAGCAAAAAAGAGTGTGGTTTACACGTTACGTAA
- a CDS encoding zinc ribbon domain-containing protein YjdM, which yields MSELAPCPVCKSPYTYELESMLVCPECGHEWPATEEQGAEDGFVVKDSNGNILQDGDTVVTIKNLPVKGTSQTIKAGTKVKNIRLVNSDHNIDCKIDGFGAMALKSVFVKKA from the coding sequence ATGAGCGAATTAGCCCCTTGCCCGGTCTGCAAATCACCCTATACTTATGAACTTGAAAGCATGCTGGTTTGCCCGGAATGCGGACACGAATGGCCCGCCACAGAAGAACAAGGAGCTGAGGACGGTTTTGTGGTTAAAGATAGTAACGGCAATATTCTGCAGGATGGCGACACCGTAGTAACCATCAAAAACCTCCCTGTAAAAGGCACTTCGCAAACTATCAAAGCCGGCACAAAGGTTAAAAACATCCGTTTGGTGAACAGCGATCACAACATCGATTGCAAAATAGATGGTTTTGGTGCAATGGCGCTTAAATCGGTGTTTGTTAAAAAAGCCTGA
- the cysD gene encoding sulfate adenylyltransferase subunit CysD → MSKYRLDYLDELEAEAIYILREVAGQFEKPALLFSGGKDSITLVHLALKAFRPGKFPFPLVHIDTGHNFEETIAYRDEMIARIGEKLIIGHVQDTIDEGKVVEQKGKNASRNPLQTVTLLDTIAKHGFDACIGGARRDEEKARAKERIFSVRDEFGQWDPKRQRPELWDIYNGKIHKGENVRVFPISNWTELDVWNYIRRENIPLPTIYFAHQRDCITRNGQLMAASPFLNMDEDDVIERRNVRFRTVGDMTCTAAVESYAFEIDDIIDEIASSKISERGARMDDKVSEAAMEDRKKGGYF, encoded by the coding sequence ATGAGCAAATACCGGTTAGATTACCTGGACGAGTTAGAAGCAGAGGCCATATATATTCTGCGCGAAGTAGCGGGGCAGTTTGAAAAACCTGCGTTGTTATTTAGCGGCGGTAAAGATTCTATCACCCTGGTGCATTTGGCTTTAAAAGCCTTTCGGCCGGGTAAGTTCCCTTTCCCGCTGGTTCATATAGATACAGGTCACAATTTTGAAGAAACAATTGCTTACCGCGATGAAATGATAGCCCGCATCGGCGAAAAGCTGATCATCGGCCATGTGCAGGACACTATTGACGAAGGAAAGGTAGTGGAACAAAAGGGAAAAAACGCCAGCCGCAACCCTTTGCAAACCGTTACCCTGCTGGATACCATTGCCAAACACGGTTTTGACGCCTGTATTGGCGGCGCCCGCCGCGACGAGGAGAAGGCCCGCGCCAAAGAGCGTATCTTTTCGGTACGGGACGAATTTGGCCAGTGGGACCCAAAACGCCAGCGCCCCGAGCTTTGGGATATTTACAACGGCAAGATCCACAAGGGCGAGAACGTGCGCGTATTTCCGATAAGCAACTGGACGGAGCTTGATGTATGGAACTACATCCGCCGCGAAAACATTCCGTTGCCTACGATCTACTTTGCACATCAGCGCGATTGTATCACCCGCAACGGTCAGCTAATGGCAGCGTCGCCATTTTTAAACATGGATGAAGATGATGTGATAGAGCGCCGTAACGTGCGTTTCCGCACCGTTGGCGACATGACCTGTACTGCAGCTGTCGAATCGTACGCTTTTGAGATAGACGACATTATCGACGAGATAGCATCCTCAAAAATCAGCGAACGCGGCGCCCGCATGGACGATAAAGTAAGCGAAGCCGCTATGGAAGACAGGAAAAAGGGAGGATATTTTTGA
- a CDS encoding sulfate adenylyltransferase subunit 1: protein MDILKFITAGSVDDGKSTLIGRLLYDSEAILADQLEALHASNRKNDDGSIDLAILTDGLKAEREQGITIDVAYKYFETDKRKFIIADAPGHIQYTRNMVTGASNAALAIILIDARKGVVEQTTRHSFLVSLLQIPQVVVAINKMDMVDYSEDVFKKILSDYKKLAAKVNLENVTYIPVSALKGDNIVYPSSKMSWYLGDSLLQHLENVELKIDDSSAHARLPVQWVVRPQTDELHDYRGYAGRVSSGSFKVNDKVTVLPSGFSSTISKIEVYDKQPEEALAGMSVTVHLQDDIDISRGDIIVNSAGQPQLSNVIEADLCWMDTRPLDTSLTYLVQHNTKTIRCKIQEIIYKVNINTLEKDFDEEFKLNDIGRIVIKTAEPLAFDPYQVNKANGGAIIIDSRTNVTVGALMLRQSVE, encoded by the coding sequence ATGGATATACTAAAATTTATAACCGCAGGCAGTGTAGACGATGGCAAAAGCACGCTGATCGGTCGTTTGTTATACGATAGCGAAGCTATCCTGGCCGACCAACTGGAGGCCCTGCATGCATCAAACCGCAAGAACGACGACGGCAGTATTGACCTTGCCATTTTAACCGACGGCCTTAAAGCCGAGCGCGAGCAGGGCATTACCATTGATGTAGCCTACAAATATTTTGAGACCGATAAGCGTAAATTTATTATTGCCGATGCGCCCGGGCACATCCAGTACACCCGTAACATGGTTACCGGTGCCAGCAACGCGGCGTTAGCCATTATCCTGATAGATGCCCGTAAGGGTGTTGTGGAGCAAACTACACGGCATTCGTTTTTGGTGTCGCTGCTGCAAATACCGCAGGTGGTGGTTGCCATCAACAAAATGGATATGGTTGATTACAGCGAGGATGTTTTTAAAAAGATCCTATCAGACTATAAAAAGCTGGCAGCCAAGGTTAACCTGGAGAATGTTACCTACATACCGGTAAGCGCTTTAAAAGGTGATAATATTGTTTACCCGTCATCAAAAATGAGCTGGTACCTGGGCGATAGCCTGCTGCAGCATTTAGAGAATGTAGAACTTAAAATAGACGATTCATCGGCACATGCCCGCCTGCCTGTACAATGGGTGGTGCGCCCTCAAACGGATGAACTGCACGATTACCGCGGCTATGCCGGCCGTGTATCAAGCGGATCGTTCAAGGTAAACGACAAGGTTACGGTACTCCCTTCTGGTTTTAGCTCCACTATTTCGAAAATTGAAGTTTATGATAAACAGCCCGAAGAAGCTTTGGCGGGCATGTCGGTAACGGTACACCTGCAGGACGATATTGATATCAGCCGGGGCGACATCATTGTTAACAGCGCAGGGCAGCCGCAACTAAGCAACGTTATCGAGGCGGACCTGTGCTGGATGGATACTCGCCCGCTGGATACCTCGCTTACCTATTTGGTGCAGCACAATACCAAAACCATCCGCTGCAAAATACAGGAGATAATATACAAAGTGAATATTAACACGCTGGAAAAGGACTTTGATGAAGAGTTTAAACTGAATGATATTGGCCGTATCGTAATAAAAACCGCCGAGCCTTTAGCTTTCGACCCCTACCAGGTAAACAAAGCCAATGGCGGCGCTATTATTATCGATAGCCGCACCAATGTAACCGTAGGCGCGCTGATGCTGCGCCAGTCGGTAGAGTAA
- a CDS encoding HEPN domain-containing protein, whose protein sequence is MQSFRTELENPIVEQDIIDLERKIRAFREGKIHDEKFRSLRLARGVYGQRQPGVQMVRIKLPFGKVTFKQLLKIADIADEYGSGNLHLTTRQDIQIHYVSLDRTPQLWAELEQDDITLREACGNTVRNVTSSPTSGIDPLEPFDVSPYAQATFEYFLRNPICQEMGRKFKISFSSSEADTAFSYIHDIGAIPTVNEAGERGFKILLGGGLGAQPLLASPVEEFLPEDQLIPYIEAIIRVFDRHGERNNRNKARLKYLIQKIGLDEVLRLAREERTALKVKSLKINRDAVPQPALPEDNVYSDVEITNPFRYEQWLATNVFEQKQAGFYGVYIKVTVGDIPTAVARKLVAAIQPYAADEIRITQNQGLLLKYLRKEALPALYEGLNALNFATPGFDSVADVTTCPGTDTCNLGISNSMTMARVLEDLIYNEYDEFVTNRDIKIKISGCMNSCGQHGLAHIGFHGSSLKAGTKVLPSVQVMLGGGTVGNGVGRIAERVIKVPSKRATHVLRTVLDDYKTNSISEETFHAYYDRQGKDYFYRLLKPLADLTTLTDDEFVDWGHQETYVSAIGVGECAGVIIDLVATLLYESEEKLGWANTSYDNGAWSDAIYHAYNTFISAAKALLLDKGVNSSTQAGIIREFDNHYVSTGEINLDGTFNDLVLQINKNEPSQEFAAAYKQQAADFLEATKLKREAVLQL, encoded by the coding sequence ATGCAAAGCTTCAGAACAGAACTGGAGAACCCTATAGTGGAACAGGACATCATAGACCTGGAAAGAAAGATCCGTGCGTTCCGCGAGGGCAAAATACACGACGAAAAGTTCAGGAGCCTCCGCCTGGCGCGCGGGGTTTATGGCCAAAGGCAGCCCGGTGTACAAATGGTGCGTATTAAACTACCGTTTGGCAAGGTTACTTTTAAACAGCTTTTAAAAATTGCCGACATAGCCGACGAGTATGGCAGCGGCAACCTGCACCTTACCACGCGCCAGGATATCCAGATACATTATGTTAGCCTGGACCGTACACCGCAGTTATGGGCCGAACTGGAGCAGGACGACATTACCCTGCGCGAAGCTTGCGGCAATACCGTGCGTAACGTAACATCGTCCCCCACCTCCGGGATCGATCCGCTGGAACCGTTTGATGTTTCGCCGTATGCACAGGCAACTTTCGAATATTTCCTACGCAACCCCATCTGCCAGGAAATGGGCCGCAAGTTTAAGATCTCCTTCTCATCAAGCGAGGCTGATACTGCTTTCTCCTACATCCATGATATTGGCGCGATACCTACAGTAAACGAAGCCGGGGAACGCGGGTTTAAGATACTGTTAGGCGGTGGCCTGGGCGCCCAGCCACTATTGGCCAGCCCCGTAGAAGAATTTTTACCCGAGGATCAGCTGATACCTTATATCGAGGCGATCATCCGGGTGTTTGACCGCCATGGCGAGCGCAATAACCGTAACAAGGCACGTTTAAAATATCTTATCCAAAAAATAGGTTTAGATGAAGTATTGCGCCTGGCCCGGGAAGAGCGCACCGCCCTAAAAGTAAAAAGCTTAAAAATTAACCGCGACGCTGTACCGCAGCCTGCGCTGCCGGAAGATAACGTTTACAGCGATGTAGAAATTACCAACCCGTTCCGTTACGAGCAGTGGCTGGCTACCAATGTTTTTGAACAAAAGCAGGCCGGTTTTTATGGCGTTTACATTAAAGTTACCGTGGGCGATATCCCAACCGCGGTGGCCCGCAAACTGGTGGCCGCCATACAGCCCTACGCCGCCGACGAGATCCGTATCACGCAGAACCAGGGGCTCCTGCTAAAATATTTGCGAAAAGAAGCGTTGCCTGCCTTATATGAGGGTTTAAATGCGCTCAATTTCGCTACTCCGGGTTTCGACAGTGTTGCCGATGTTACTACGTGCCCGGGCACCGATACCTGTAACTTGGGCATCAGCAACAGTATGACCATGGCGCGCGTGCTGGAAGATCTGATCTATAACGAATACGACGAGTTTGTTACCAACCGCGATATCAAAATAAAAATAAGCGGCTGTATGAACAGCTGTGGTCAGCATGGCCTGGCGCATATAGGCTTTCACGGCAGCTCGCTTAAGGCGGGCACAAAAGTGTTACCGTCGGTACAGGTAATGCTGGGAGGCGGCACCGTTGGTAACGGCGTTGGCCGCATCGCCGAAAGGGTAATAAAAGTGCCGTCAAAAAGGGCAACGCATGTATTAAGGACTGTTTTGGATGATTATAAAACTAATTCCATATCAGAAGAAACCTTCCACGCTTATTACGACAGGCAGGGTAAAGATTATTTCTATCGCCTGCTAAAACCCCTGGCCGACCTGACCACCCTAACCGACGACGAGTTTGTTGACTGGGGCCACCAGGAAACCTATGTATCGGCCATTGGCGTGGGAGAATGCGCAGGGGTGATCATCGACCTGGTAGCTACCCTGTTATATGAGTCGGAGGAGAAACTGGGCTGGGCAAACACTTCATACGATAATGGGGCCTGGTCTGATGCTATTTACCATGCTTACAATACCTTCATCAGTGCTGCCAAGGCATTATTGCTTGATAAGGGTGTTAACAGCAGCACACAGGCAGGCATTATCCGCGAGTTTGATAATCATTACGTTTCAACCGGGGAGATCAATTTAGACGGCACCTTTAACGACCTGGTGCTACAAATAAATAAAAACGAACCTTCGCAAGAGTTTGCCGCTGCTTACAAACAGCAGGCTGCAGATTTTTTAGAAGCAACAAAATTAAAAAGAGAGGCAGTGTTGCAGCTATGA
- a CDS encoding helix-turn-helix domain-containing protein encodes MSIAKNIKQLRIQNGLSQDKLAELAQISLRTVQRIESNETEPRGYTLQQIAGALGTTPLLLGAAIQTEPIAADSQGKTFITILTLSALCFIIFPLLGIIIPFIFWMLKRGQIANIDKIAKRLLLAESIWCLLLGLLYTTLFSNVRLPSFHRIGRPEMILITACLLYLANIIFILVNAFKNNPKGPVIV; translated from the coding sequence ATGAGCATCGCAAAAAACATTAAACAATTAAGGATACAAAACGGGTTAAGTCAGGATAAACTCGCCGAGTTGGCGCAGATAAGTTTGCGCACCGTTCAAAGGATTGAAAGTAATGAGACCGAACCACGTGGATATACATTGCAACAAATTGCCGGCGCATTAGGTACCACCCCGTTGTTATTAGGCGCCGCAATTCAAACAGAACCTATCGCTGCCGATTCACAAGGGAAAACCTTTATCACAATTTTAACCCTTTCGGCATTGTGTTTCATTATATTTCCGCTGCTTGGCATTATTATACCCTTTATTTTTTGGATGCTAAAAAGAGGTCAAATAGCTAATATTGATAAAATTGCGAAACGACTTCTATTAGCTGAAAGCATTTGGTGCCTGTTGCTGGGGCTCCTTTACACTACGTTATTCAGCAATGTACGTTTACCATCCTTTCATAGAATAGGCCGACCGGAAATGATATTGATAACAGCATGTTTGCTTTACCTTGCGAATATCATTTTTATTTTGGTGAATGCATTTAAAAATAACCCTAAAGGGCCCGTTATAGTTTAA
- the cobA gene encoding uroporphyrinogen-III C-methyltransferase, translated as MINNDTNTIKQARITLVGAGPGDAELITLKGIKALQTADVVLYDALVNDELLEIAPANSTKIYVGKRSGDHTFSQDNINRLMVDYALNYGHVVRLKGGDPFVFGRGHEELDFAAEYNIPTQVVPGISSSIGVPGLQGIPVTHRGLSESFWVVTGTKSDGKISADLYDAAKTSATIVVLMGIHKLAQIAEIFINEGKGQLPVAVIQSGTTVNEKVVIGVADNIADLAAQQGITSPALIVLGEVVSLHPQFKLIKEVYDVVAAR; from the coding sequence ATGATAAACAACGATACCAATACGATAAAACAAGCACGCATTACCCTTGTTGGCGCCGGCCCCGGCGATGCGGAACTGATCACGTTAAAAGGCATTAAAGCCCTGCAAACCGCAGATGTGGTTTTATATGATGCCCTGGTGAACGACGAACTGCTGGAAATTGCCCCCGCAAACTCCACTAAGATATATGTAGGAAAACGCTCGGGCGATCATACCTTTTCGCAGGATAATATCAACAGACTAATGGTTGATTACGCCTTAAATTACGGCCATGTGGTACGCTTAAAAGGCGGCGACCCCTTTGTGTTTGGTCGCGGGCACGAGGAACTGGATTTTGCCGCGGAGTATAATATTCCTACGCAGGTAGTTCCGGGAATTTCAAGTTCGATAGGTGTACCCGGATTACAGGGCATTCCTGTTACCCACCGGGGGCTAAGCGAAAGTTTTTGGGTGGTTACCGGTACTAAAAGTGATGGTAAAATATCCGCCGACCTTTACGATGCCGCTAAAACCAGCGCTACAATTGTAGTGCTGATGGGTATACACAAGCTTGCACAAATTGCAGAGATTTTTATAAACGAAGGCAAAGGCCAATTGCCTGTTGCCGTGATACAAAGCGGCACCACCGTTAACGAAAAGGTAGTTATTGGCGTAGCCGATAACATTGCAGACCTGGCTGCCCAACAGGGTATCACCTCTCCTGCCCTTATTGTGTTGGGCGAAGTAGTATCGTTACATCCGCAGTTTAAATTGATAAAAGAAGTTTATGACGTTGTTGCCGCAAGATAA
- a CDS encoding arginine decarboxylase, which yields MQSYQEFLDLSVGFPQDGFEIIEDELYFNDLNLMEMIETYGTPLRFTYLPIISKKIQQAKLLFQQAIIKNNYRGTYKYCYCTKSSHFKHIVEEALRNDIHLETSSAFDMPMIDALEKKGALSKDMTVICNGFKTFQYKQYIIDMLHDGFKNIIPVLDNKEEFNLYDDEVELDTPCNLGIRIAAEEQPDSQFYTSRLGVRMEDVIDFYHNKIENNPNFQVKLLHFFINSGISDTPYYWNELEKYVTLYCKFKKINPHLDTLDIGGGMPFKDSLVFDFDYEYMINEIVSRIKEICAEHDTMEPDIITEFGKYTVAEASGILYKVLGRKQQNDREKWLMLDGSFITNLPDVWALNQKYILLPINNWDSEYERVNLGGITCDGQDYYNQEAHMNSVYMPKTRKVQYLGFFNTGAYQEVLSGYGGIHHCLLPSPKHVIIRRNRDETFNFEVFGEEQNSKQVLKILGYTT from the coding sequence ATGCAGAGTTACCAGGAATTTCTTGACCTGAGCGTTGGTTTCCCACAGGATGGTTTTGAGATAATAGAGGACGAACTTTATTTTAACGACCTCAATTTAATGGAGATGATTGAAACGTATGGCACCCCCCTGCGTTTTACTTATCTGCCTATAATCAGTAAGAAAATACAGCAGGCAAAGCTGCTTTTTCAGCAAGCTATTATTAAAAATAACTACCGCGGTACCTATAAGTATTGCTATTGCACCAAAAGCTCGCACTTTAAGCATATTGTAGAAGAAGCCCTGCGTAACGATATCCACCTGGAAACATCGTCGGCTTTTGATATGCCTATGATTGACGCGCTGGAGAAAAAAGGCGCTTTAAGCAAGGATATGACCGTTATTTGCAACGGCTTTAAGACCTTCCAGTACAAGCAGTATATTATTGATATGCTGCACGATGGGTTCAAGAACATCATCCCGGTACTGGACAATAAAGAAGAATTTAACCTATACGATGACGAGGTCGAACTGGATACGCCCTGCAATCTGGGCATACGTATAGCGGCTGAAGAGCAGCCCGACTCGCAGTTTTACACCTCGCGCCTGGGTGTGCGTATGGAGGACGTGATAGACTTTTATCATAATAAGATAGAGAACAATCCAAATTTCCAGGTAAAATTGCTGCATTTCTTCATCAACTCGGGTATTTCAGACACCCCTTACTATTGGAACGAGCTAGAGAAATACGTAACGCTTTACTGCAAATTCAAAAAGATAAATCCGCATTTAGATACGCTGGATATCGGCGGCGGCATGCCTTTCAAAGATTCGCTGGTGTTTGATTTTGATTACGAGTACATGATTAACGAGATCGTAAGCCGTATAAAAGAGATCTGCGCCGAGCACGACACCATGGAACCGGACATTATTACCGAATTCGGTAAATATACGGTTGCCGAAGCTTCGGGCATATTGTACAAAGTATTGGGCCGCAAGCAGCAGAACGATCGCGAAAAGTGGCTGATGCTGGATGGCTCGTTCATTACCAACCTGCCGGATGTTTGGGCGCTTAACCAAAAATACATCCTTTTGCCTATTAATAACTGGGACAGCGAATACGAACGTGTTAACCTGGGTGGCATCACCTGCGACGGCCAGGATTATTACAACCAGGAGGCCCACATGAACAGCGTATATATGCCAAAAACCCGTAAGGTGCAGTACCTGGGCTTTTTTAATACCGGCGCCTACCAGGAAGTACTGAGCGGCTACGGCGGCATACACCACTGCCTGCTGCCATCACCAAAACACGTTATTATACGGCGCAACAGGGACGAAACCTTCAATTTTGAGGTATTTGGCGAAGAACAAAATAGTAAACAGGTATTAAAGATACTGGGCTACACTACTTAA